Proteins from a single region of Thunnus albacares chromosome 14, fThuAlb1.1, whole genome shotgun sequence:
- the agpat4 gene encoding 1-acyl-sn-glycerol-3-phosphate acyltransferase delta → MSLLQMLKSQFLSHLIICYVFLVSGLIVNLLQFCTLPLWLVNKQLARRVNCRLAYCISSQMVAALEWWSGTECTLYTDPKSYPLYGNENAIVVLNHNFEIDFLCGWTFCERFGVLGSSKVLAKKELAYVPIIGWMWYFLEIVFCKRKWEEDRRTVTQSLQNLRDYPENFWFLLYCEGTRFTPQKHEISMQVAESKGLPKLKYHLLPRTKGFWVTIQNLRGTVAAVYDSTLNFRNNEMPTLLGILKGKKYHADLYVRRIPLELIPEDEAECAAWLHKLYQEKDSFQEHYMQTGRFPSPIVNPPCRPWALINWLFWSCLLLYPLGLLLAQLISSGSILTILSSVALCTAASLAVRWMIGQTEINRGSNYGNKEAPLNKN, encoded by the exons ATGAGCCTCCTGCAAATGCTGAAATCCCAGTTCTTGAGCCATCTGATCATCTGTTATGTGTTCCTGGTCAGCGGCCTCATTGTTAACCTGCTGCAGTTCTGCACTTTACCTCTATGGCTGGTCAATAAGCAGCTGGCCCGCAGGGTCAACTGCAGACTAGCCTACTGCATCAGTAGCC AGATGGTAGCAGCCCTGGAATGGTGGTCTGGAACAGAATGCACGCTCTACACAGACCCAAAGAGTTATCCACTGTatggaaatgaaaatgcaattgTAGTCCTCAACCACAATTTTGAGATAGACTTCCTGTGTGGCTGGACCTTCTGTGAGAGATTTGGGGTTCTTGGG aGTTCAAAAGTGTTGGCCAAAAAAGAGCTGGCTTATGTACCTATCATTGGTTGGATGTGGTACTTCCTGGAGATCGTTTTCTGCAAGAGGAAATGGGAGGAGGACCGGAGGACAGTGACTCAGAGTCTCCAGAACCTGCGAGATTATCCAGAAAACTTCTGG TTCTTGCTTTACTGTGAAGGAACACGCTTCACACCACAGAAGCACGAGATCAGCATGCAGGTGGCTGAGAGCAAAGGTTTGCCCAAACTGAAGTATCATCTTCTGCCCAGGACCAAAGGATTCTGGGTCACCATCCAAAACCTCAGAGGAACTG TTGCAGCTGTATATGACTCCACGCTGAACTTCAGAAACAACGAAATGCCAACCTTGCTTGGAATTCTTAAAGGGAAGAAATATCACGCAGATTTATATGTGAG GAGAATCCCTCTAGAGTTGATCCCAGAAGATGAGGCAGAGTGTGCTGCTTGGCTCCACAAACTCTACCAGGAAAAG GACAGCTTTCAAGAGCACTACATGCAGACAGGGCGTTTTCCAAGTCCCATAGTGAACCCCCCATGCCGGCCCTGGGCCTTGATCAACTGGCTGTTCTGGTCCTGCCTGCTCCTCTATCCCCTAGGCCTGCTACTGGCACAACTGATCAGCTCTGGATCAATATTGACCATCTTATCTTCTGTGGctctctgcactgcag CTTCACTGGCAGTTCGATGGATGATTGGCCAGACTGAAATTAACAGAGGCTCAAATTATGGGAATAAGGAGGCTCCTCTAAACAAGAACTAA